The Solanum dulcamara chromosome 6, daSolDulc1.2, whole genome shotgun sequence genome contains the following window.
TGGACATCCAGTTTTTATCTAATTGTATgattcgacttgatatttcatatTCTAGATGGGTATTCGTGATGTGTCGTGTATTTACGACACTTTTGACGCTCAAAATAGTGAATTAGTGTGCTTTACAAGTATGTTTCTATAGATATGATGTGCATTTTGTTTGATTTGGAGAAAATTAGAGTTGCGTATGGTTTTTGGACTGATCGACAAGTTTGTTGTGAAAAGTGGTTCCTAGCTGTGTAATTATGTATTAGTTAATTTGTTAAAGGTTAGTTAGTTGGTTAGTTCCAAATGTTAGTTGAATGCAGTTTGTCACAAGTTTCTTAGTGATAATGGGAGGTGTCAATGACAGCTTGAGATGCCAGCTTGCACTCTGGATcgattatatatatagatgagATATTTCTCATTCTTAGCTATGCTCAATGAATGAGATcagaaaattcccaaattctaTCCTCTTCAATTCTCTTACTGTTTTCATTATGGCATCAGAGCACTGAATCTATGTAATTCAGATTCATAGTTCCTTCGAAGCTTCCACCAATGACAGAGCTTGAGGAAGTATGGATCCAACATCAAGAGAAAATACTACAATTGGAGTTTCATCTGATACTCTTTGATGCGATAGAGAAAAATTACAATCATCCCCTGTATCTACATCCATCGGGCACTCCGGGTAGTGTACTGACTTCAATTCACCTCACAGGAACTAAAAACTACTTGTTATGAAGCAGATCCATGATGATCAATCTAAGTGCAAAAAGAAAGCTAGGTTTTGTCCTTGCAGCATGTCGCAGGTCTGATTATAAGCCTGAATTGGAAGAGCAATGGGAAAAATGCAATTTTTCCTTGCATGGATCATGAATACTATATCCAAGGAGCTACTGAGTGATATTGTATATTCTTCAGATGCAACAATGGTCTGGGGAGATCTGAATGAGCGATGCAATAAAGTTGATGGATCTGGGAGTTATCAACTTCATCCTAAAATCTGTACACTTCATCAAGGTAATTTGACAGTGTCAGGGTATTTAACTAAGCTACGTCTTctatgggatgaatttgatgCATTAAACCTACTTGTAATTGTGACAAATCTAGGATTTATGTTGATCATTTACTATTCCTGCATTTATGTGCTTTTCTGATGGGGTTGAATGAAGTATATAGTCATGCACGCAGTCAGATTCTTATGATGAATCCTCTACCTAGTGGAAGTAAGGACTATGCCATGATAACCGCTGATGAAAGCCAGCATGTGACTGCTGGATCTAGAATTAGTGGAGATGTTCATGAGTCAAAGGCTTTGTATGCTGGAAAAAGCAATTATTATACGGAGAAGGAACTTAATTCATCTGGAAGAGACCAATCAATACATGGAGAAGGAAGCTAATTCAATGATGTATTTTTAGCAGAGGAAAAGGTACTTATGACAATACAGGAAGTAATTCTCATGATTCAATGACATTATACAATGGAAGAGGTGGATATACAAGTGCAGGAAATGGTAACTACAACTCAAAACAGAAGAAAATTTGGCATTTAGTTTGTGACTATTGCAAGCTGCATGGTCACACTAAAGATATATGCTACAGGCTTATTAGTTATTTAGCTGATTGGAAATTTAAGAAGGAGGTTAGACCAGGTCCAGGTGTGATGAATGCAGGGAGAGAGATGGCAAACCATGCCTATGCTGAAAGGGGCACTAGAGATGAATTTGGACCTATGAATGCAGTTCAAGGATCAACTGATGGATCTTGTAAATCTGATGGTATTATGCAGATGCAGCAAGGAGGATATGTATCCCAAATATTAACAACACAACTAACATTTACCCCTAATCAATACAATAAGATCCTGCAAATGATTGACAATAAGACACTGTAGAGAATGAGACAAGCACAGAAGGTACTCCTATCACTGTTTTATCAGTAAGTGACATTGAAACACAAGATTGTatcaatttaaaaggaaaagagGGATGGATAATTGATTTAGGAGCAGCATGCCATATGACTTCTAAACTTAGTAACTTAGATGACGTATCAAATTCTAATAAAAGTGTAGGCAGAAAAGTGCATCTTCCTAATGGTCAAACTACGTTAGTAACTCACACTGGTACTTCTAGGCTACCACCTGGTGATATCTTAAATAATGTGCTGGTGGTTTCTGATTTCAAATTTGATTTACTATTAGTGTCTCCATTGACTAGACAACTAAAATATTCTGTGAATTGTTTCCTTGAGTTTTTAGTGTGTTCAAGGCCTCTTCAATGGAAGGATGAAGGGGATTGGTAAGGAAAGGGAAGGCCTTTACTATTTTCCCAGTCATCTTCCATAAAAGGTCAGACATGTGGAACAAAGTTTTCTGGGGCATACTGTGGCACAAAGAGAATAACATTGCATAACAGACTTGGTCATCCCTAAGTGAAGGTATTAAGACAACTATCCTTGATTAGGAAACATGTAGATGAAGATATGTGTAATAAATGACCAGTTTGCCCTCTTGCTAAGCAAACTAGACTTCCTTTTCCTTTAAGCATGTCCAGACCTAGTGTTGTTTTTGACTTGATACATTTAGATGTATGGGGACCATATAGAGTTCCTATCCATGCTGGGTACGGATTCTTCTTGACAATTATTGATGATCATTCAAGAATGACTTGGCTGTTTCTAATGAAATTCAAAAGTGATGTGCTTATCATTCTTAAGTGTTTCCTTACTTTGGTTCAGAATCAATTTAATAAGTCTGTTAAGAAGATTAGATCATATAGATTGAATTTTTTAGTAAAGATTGTAGATCATTATTTGAGTCTTTGGAAATTGTTCATGAGAGTAGTTCATGGAGTGGttgaaagaaaatacaaaaaatattctTGAAGTGGCCAGGGCTCTTAGATTTCAAAGTTCTATCCCAATCATATTTTGGGGAGAATGTGTTCTAGCTGCTGTTTATCTGATCAATAGGATGCCTACTCCAGTCCTGCTAGGACAATcaccttatgcaatttttcatgAACACCAACCTAGCCTGACTCGCCTAAGGACAATTGGCTGCTTATGTTATGCCACCAAAGCTGTCAAAGATGACAAGTTCTCACCAAGAGCTGATGCTTGTGTATTGATGGGATACCCACTTCTCAAAAGGGGTACATTGTCTATAGCTTGAGCCAAAGCAAGTTATTAGTGAACAGGGATGTTATCTTCAAGGAAGAGATCTATCAATTTGCTCAAAAAGTGAGGCACCCTGAAGCATTATTTTCCCAAATCCACTGTTGGATACAAGTGATTGTGGGGACACACCTCCTGTGGTTACAGAGAACACAAAAGCATTATCAGACCTTGTTCATCCAATGCATGAACATGAGGTTATGACTGAACAAGTTCTGCATGAACAAGAAGCTACTGCATTGGAAGATGCATCAAATCCTTTTGCAATCTTAACTGTCCAGAGAACTAGGCAGTCCACCAGTAGATCCAATCCACCAGTATGGCTGAAAGATTTTGTCACTCAGGTCACTGATTCTGACCATCCTTACTTTATGGAAAATTACATTTCTTATCATCGCTTATCTCCAAGTTATCAAGCTTTTATCAGTGGTTTCTCTAGGGAGATTGAACCTAAGTGCTATGAAGATGCTATTAAGGACCCTAGATGGGTAGTAGCCATGCAACATGAGATCAAAGCCTTGGAGGAAAATGGGACTAGGCAAATAGTGAAGTTACTTGAAAAGAAGTATGCAATAGGTTGCAAATGGGTATTTAAGATAAAGTACAAGGCTGATGGACAAATTGATAGATTCAAGGCTAGTCTTGTAGCCAAGGGTTATAGCCAAATAGAAGGTATTGATTACGAAGAAACCTTTGCCCCAGTAGTTAATATGGTCACTGTAAGATCTATTATTACCTTGGCAGCTGTTGAAAATTGGAAGATATTTTAAATGGATGTGTTTAATGCATTCCTACAAGGTGACTTATATGAAGAAATATATATGGAGATCCCTAAAGGATTTTTCAGTCCAGAGAAGCATCATGTATGCAATCTTGGCAAGTCCTTGTATGGCCTCAAACAAGCATCTAGACAGTGGAATGTCAAACTCACTAAAGCACTTTGCCATTCAGGCTATGTTCAAAGTCATTTGAACTATTCACTGTTTACTAAAAGAAGCACCACTGATTTGTCATTGTGTTAGtatatattgatgatttattaaTCACAGGGAGTGATCCTACACTAGTTCAGGCTACCAAACAAGTGTTACATAATAACTTCAAAATCAAAGACTTGGATGAAGTAAGATATTTTTTGGGGATTGAATTCTGCAGATCCAACACTGGTATAGTAATGAACCAGAAGAAGTATGCTTCTGAGCTTGTTTCAAAAGTTGGGCTTGCAGGGGCACAACCAGTTTTCACCCCTTTGGAATGCAATGTGAAACTTACCTTAGCAGCTTACGACAGTAGTAATGGTGATATGTTATTTCCTGATGTCAGCATCAAAGAATGGTTGGTAAACTGCTATATCTGACTAACACAAGGCCTGATATTGCCTTTGTTGTCCAGACATTGAGTTAGTACATGCAACAACCTAAGTTCTCACATTGACATGTAGCTTTGAGGGTGATTAAGTACATCAAGGGCAATCCAGGATTGGGATTACTTATGAGCTCAAAAATGGATCCCACTTTGACTGGCTATTGTGATGCAGATTAGGCTGCTTGTCCCAGCACAAGAAGGTCAGTTACTGGGTACCTACTCAAGTTTGGGGGTTTATTGATCTCTAGGAAATCcaagaaacaaaacacagtgtCCAAAAGTTCTACAGAAGCAGAATATAGAAGTTTGGCTACATTAACTGCAGACGTAGTACGGGTCACTAGTTTGTTTAAGGAGTTGAGGGTGGCTTTACACACACCTACTGTTATTCATTGTGACAGCAAAGCAGCCATCCAGATTGCTGCAAATCCTGttttccatgagaggaccaagCATATCGAGATTGATTGCCATTTCATTCGAGAAAAGATTCAACAAAGCCTAATCAAAACTAATTACATCAACACTAAAGACCAACAGGCTGATCTGCTAACTAAGGCTCTTGGTCAATCTCAACATGATTTTCTTCTAGCCAAGCTTGGAGTTCTGAATGTCTTCAGTATATCCATCTTGAAGGCGAGTATTGAAGATAGTGGTTCCTAGCTGTGTAATTATGTATTAGTTAATTTGTTAAAGGTTAGTTAGTTGGTTAGTTCCAAATGTTAGTTGAATGCAGTTTGTCACAAGTTTCTTAGTGATAATGGGAGGTGTCAATGACAGCTTGAGATGCCAGCTTGCACTCTGGATcgattatatatatagatgagATATTTCTCATTCTTAGCTATGCTCAATGAATGAGATcagaaaattcccaaattctaTCCTCTTCAATTCTCTTACTATTTTCACTAGAATCTGCTAATGACCTTCCAGGACAGTCATTTTCGAGTCAATGAAGTCGCGTGAACAGTATGTACAAGGCACATTGGCAACAACTCCTCTTATGcaatttgattttttgaatAATCATCACATCAGACAATCAAATGCAAAAGGTAGGTACTCATCCATACTAAAAATGATATCAACTTCTTTTCCTCTACAATGTGTAGAGAAAACTTCAATACaagtaaaatgaaataattGTCCAAACATTTAGACAACAAGAGTATCAATTAGTTCCCTACCCTTTGTCTCTACTGAGAAGAGCACAACACTGGCTGCTGATAAAACTACAACTGCTTCAAAAGATATGATTGCAGCAATCTGATGGCCACCCTCTTACCTATTGCACCACAACGATAGGAGAAAGCATGGCCCCTATTTTTCCCACAGAAGTTGAAACTCCAATACCAGTTGACCTTACAAACGTTGGATATATCTGCATACAAGACGTTAAAATGACAAACTGAAGTCTCTACAGGAATGGCATAGGTTTTGAGCAACATTTGCTTCTAGTGAGCCAATGGCAACTAAAATTCAGCTTAACTTTAGcaattaaatattaaagaagCATCTCGGAAAGTTACTCTGCACTAAAATTAGGAAATCAAGAATGGAACCTTATTATACAGTAAGTCTCAAATCACATTGCTAAAGTGGCAGAATCAACTTGTGTAGTAGTTGACAACATGTTTTGGTAGACTCTCCAAACGCCTATGGCATCACTTAGTAGAATTCTTACACCCCTTAGCCAATAAAAACTTGGCGAAGACGCCAAGAAGAAACTTTACGAAAGGATGTCAAAAAGTGGCCTTTACCTcataactttttctttttcttttctcttcacTGATTAAGAAGCGGAAAACAAAAATGATTTACATGAACTAGATCCATTACAATATTATTTGTTTAATAATACACATACACACATTTCAACCTCGGCACCAATGCTAAGATTACTCAATTTAGAGCTTCATCTTTTGTCAAATTAGAACTCCCTTCTAGTCAATGAGATATAGTTGTTTAACAACTAAGAAGAGAGTTGCGTCCTAATTTGCTAACATTTCCACTCTTATCTCAAAATTCAATACATGCATCTGGCTTGCGTTCTAGATGTTAGAGGCCTAAGAGCAACGGGAAAGCTTTAAGCTTCTTCGAATAAATGAAACATAATCTTGAAGTTAACTTtcttatatatacatcaagttTGACTGGATGGAAACAGGAATGAGTAAATATGTCTAGAAACTGCATTATTATAAGGAATGATATTTACCTCTCGACAATAGACGCTCACAATGACGAAGCTTCCCGAAATGGAAGTACGAGCACCAAATAACAAGGAAGTAGTCAAAGCAGGCGGTTGAGGAACAAGAAGAGCTAAAAGGAAAAGGAAGTTTAAAGTACACATAAGTGTCATACTGAATTTCCGACCAATTTTCTCCACCATTACAGATGCTAAAAGAGCTCCAGGGATCTCTGAGAgacaaaaataagataacatagaTTTTACAACTTGTAACTTTTTGATTAGTTGAGACGAATTTGATGGAAGTAAAGGAAGATTGTTTTACCTGCAAGACTATTGATGAGCACATTCGTATAAAGGCTCTGATCATCGTTCGTGTGCAAATCAATTGATGAATGTTGACATCGTTTACCACTGAACAGAGAGGTCAGCAATATTATGCCATAATATGAGTAGCAATTTCCAATATAAACCACCCATATGAGGAGGGTATTTCTACAtaataaaagggcagcccggtgcactaaagctctcgctatgcgcggggtccggggaagagTATTTCTACATAATGCGGGGGACAAAAGCACAAGTAAGGATAAGAAGCCTGATTTAACACTTGAGATTTTGTTTTTTCCAGGAGAAAGCAAATTCTCAGTCAGTTGAGAAGAGACAAGCTTTCCAGGGGGGAGTTGTGTCTTATTCACCACAGctattttcttcaaaatatcataGGCATTGCTTGTTCTACCTATGGCACACAGATATCTAGGAGATTCTACTGTaaatacaaattaaaaaaatgttgcAAATGATGGTATGGATGATAAATCCAGTAACCACCTCCAACCCAATCTTGGCATAATCATCTGCAACGTAAACACAATGAGAATGCCATAAGTTTTTCAATGTTCCGTGATCTTGATAGTGGCACATGACCTCAGTGAAATTCTTAATTTAATGTCGTTTTCTTAGCAAGCACATTCATGTATGAGTATGTATAAATTAGCagaaaattacaaaataatatatattttagaaaagaatTGTACATAGAAATTATACGAAGTGACTTACTTCCACGACAAAATGGGTTCAAGATTTCTTAGTTATAACTTCAAGCATAGACATACATGCTATATGTAGATTAAATATACATACTAGGATCTTGAACATGAGAATATAACATAAAATTGTCATTAGAACCCTACCTGACACGGAAGACATTATTGCAGGAGAGATGAACAAGGAATACTTTTGATAAATTGATTTCTTTCCCCTTTCCCTTTCTGACGTCACAGTGGCTTGAGTGATGGAAAAATCCTATGGAGGCAGTAACCCTATTGGATAGAGAGGACCAATTTATAAGGTTTTAATGTGGAAACAGAAGATTATCACATTATACAGTCGGGAGTATTTAGACGCGATGATTAAATGGAAAAACAAAAAGAGTTGCATTAGTAAAGATAAGAAGATGATTAGACTCTGTGTGCTGCAAAAGTACTAATACAAGCACTGCACATAGCCAGACTTAACACTAGTATTCTAGAAAGCAAGGCAAGTGAGCTAACATATGGTTGCACTAGAGACCaaataaggaaaagaaaaggataTATGTAATGTACCAGTGCTAATAAAGCCTCAAGTATTGTTCCAATTGTCCAAAAACCTGTACAGAGAATCATCCACATGCCCCTGTTTTGTGAAGGCATAAATTCAAGAAACCAAGATCCATAAACAGGTCCACCACCAACTCCAAATCCAACCATCATACGCACAGCAAGCAACCAATTATAATTTGGAGAAAAGGTACTGAGAGCTGCACATACTGCAGTCACTATTGCTATACTTAGAAGACTGTTCCTGTTAACAAATAATGAAACTAGATCAAAATTGAGTGTTCCCAGATTATTATTTCTTTGATAAAAAGCTTGtatattttgaataaatttttgCCTTCTTCCATAACAGTCTATGATGAAGCCCCAAAAAATAGCTCCGATAAGCATGCCAGCAAAAACGACAGTAGTCATAAGACTTTCTTGAGTAGGAGAAAGAGCCCATTGGGACCTTAGAGCAGGTCCTACAAAAGAGAGAATCATAGTCTCCGCTGCTTCAGCAATAGAACCAAGACCTGCATAACACATGGTCATATACTGAAATTTACCAATTCCAACTGTTGTGAGTGCTTCATCCAATGTGTACACAGGAACATCTTCCACCTCTTTCTCTGTTGCCATCTCTATCCAGAAAAAAACTAGTGTTCGCGCGagtgaaaggaaaaaaaggaaCACAGCTCTTTTATTATGAATGATAAAAAATACAAGATTTTGTGAATACAAACATAACCAAAGTTCTGTATATCTCTTTTAGAAGATGTAAGACTTTATGGATACGGACATAATAAAAGATCAATGCAAGATTTTGTGGATACAGACAGATATACAAAAATTCGGAATACATACCTGTAAGATTTTGTGAATCTAGAAGGGTAttttttgacatattttttGGTGCTCTAATAAATGAATacataaattacaaaaatctgaaTAGAAGTTGTATGTATAAATGAAGACAAGATTCTATGAATACATTGTATTTCTCTGCTCTTTAAAACAGTCATAGAATACACATCAACAAGAATTCTAATTCGTAGCTACTGTTCAATTATTACATGCTCGTATCACTTTATTCATCCGCTCTAATGACTATATTAACACATATAATCTTGATGGGTACAATCACGATAAGTTGTATGAACTCACTTAATTTCGTTGTATCAATGCATACAATCACGATAGACTGTATTCTCTCTCAAATTATGTGCAAGAAGAATTAGGCTTGTCTACACATGAAAAAGAGTTGCTGGCTCTTTTGATTGGACAATTACTTCTCAGGACggaaaaggagaaaaaatatGCAACTATAAGGAAAAGGTTTAAAAATACTCTTTATCCatcttttgatttaaaaatatccTTCTACTCACctttttgatctaaaaatacccTTTCATCCACCTTTTTAATTAACTATAACCCTAACAatcctctttttattttttattttttaaaagtatttattatgtgtcatttttcttatttgatgaaataaaaatcccacctcctctaattttttatacctcttcaaatttcaatacccccatttttttttaaaaatatctaatagttttttatttctatagctttttcttttcatttttttataaagtttgttttgggattatgaagagagatattattttgatttggataaattatgagaaaaactataaaaaatagtttttttatttgCTTTAGTTTTTTTATGGTCATCAAGCATGTGTATTGTTTTGGTTTGAATAAATTATGACTAAACTCGAAAAactgatttaatttttttttacttatatgTATTATTACAAGATAGTTTGACAATAACTATcttgtaataaaaaaaattatttatttatttttaactatcttgtaataactaatttagtttaaaatatttttttactatcttgtaataactaaaaaataatttagttatacgtataactaattttttttagttattttatttatatgtattgtACAAAATAAGTATTATTAAACAACAAAGAAAAATCAAGTcaagaactaaaaaaaatctatttt
Protein-coding sequences here:
- the LOC129892196 gene encoding organic cation/carnitine transporter 7-like, with the protein product MATEKEVEDVPVYTLDEALTTVGIGKFQYMTMCYAGLGSIAEAAETMILSFVGPALRSQWALSPTQESLMTTVVFAGMLIGAIFWGFIIDCYGRRQKFIQNIQAFYQRNNNLGTLNFDLVSLFVNRNSLLSIAIVTAVCAALSTFSPNYNWLLAVRMMVGFGVGGGPVYGSWFLEFMPSQNRGMWMILCTGFWTIGTILEALLALW